From Senegalia massiliensis, a single genomic window includes:
- a CDS encoding response regulator transcription factor: MKKNFLVVDDQKEIVEVIKAYLEKEGYNVYTAYNGKQTFDIYENENIDFLILDLMLPDIKGEEILQKIRKTSQVPTIMLTAKSMEQDRINGLDIGADDYIVKPFSPKELLARIRAIFRRIEKNNVKNDILTIGDLDINFESREVTKSNNVIDLTKTEFDLLKLFVENTQKVFTRDELIVKVFGYDYEGYDRTIDAHVKNLRHKIEDKNNKYIKTVYGVGYKFLE, encoded by the coding sequence ATGAAAAAAAACTTTTTAGTAGTAGATGATCAAAAGGAAATAGTAGAAGTTATAAAAGCTTACTTAGAAAAAGAAGGATATAATGTATATACTGCGTACAACGGAAAACAAACATTTGATATATATGAAAATGAAAATATAGATTTTTTAATTTTAGATTTAATGTTACCGGATATAAAAGGTGAAGAAATATTACAAAAGATTAGAAAAACATCACAAGTACCTACAATAATGCTTACAGCAAAATCTATGGAACAAGATAGAATAAATGGACTAGATATAGGTGCAGATGATTATATAGTCAAGCCATTTAGTCCAAAGGAGCTTTTAGCTAGAATAAGGGCAATATTTAGAAGAATAGAAAAAAACAATGTGAAAAATGATATTTTAACTATTGGAGATTTAGATATTAATTTTGAGAGTAGAGAAGTTACTAAGTCAAATAATGTTATAGATCTAACTAAAACTGAGTTTGATTTACTTAAATTATTTGTAGAAAACACACAAAAAGTATTTACAAGAGATGAATTAATCGTAAAAGTATTTGGCTATGATTATGAAGGTTATGATAGAACAATAGATGCACACGTTAAAAACTTAAGGCACAAAATAGAAGATAAAAATAATAAATATATAAAAACGGTATATGGGGTTGGATATAAATTTTTGGAGTGA